DNA from Arthrobacter sp. StoSoilB19:
AAAGGCGGGCCAGCCGGTGCTGGCCCGCCTCTGGTGCGGTGCTGTGGCGGGTGCCGCGGCGGCCTGTCAGATCCAGGCCGGTGCCGGCGGCGCCGGGGTAGCTGCTTCGCCGTCGCGCTTCGCCGTGGTTCCGTCCGTGCCGCGGCCCGCGGCCCACTGGGCGATGGCGGCCAGTGAACCGGACACCACGGTGGGCGACGGGGCGGCGGTGTCCCCAAACGACAAGCCGGTGCCGTCCACTGTGATGAGGAGCCCGGCATCGGTGCCGCGCACATGCCAGGCGCCGGTGATGTCCTTGAGCAGGCGTTCCAGGACGGGTGCAGGGATGTCCTTGAAGGTGGCCCCGTTGTCCAGGTCCACGGCGTGGACCCAGACTTCGCGGGTGCGCATCCACGCGGTCTCTTCGGCCGGGACTGTCCTGCCCTGGACGGTTTTGACCTTGTGGTGCCAGTTGGCGGCGGGCAGGTCGCGCCATTCGACGTTCAGGTGCACGGCGGAGTGGTCGAACAGGTTCCGCAGGGCGATGGGGCTGAGGGTGGCCCCGAAGTCGATCTCGTGGTTGCGGACCTCAACGGACGGGTACATGGGTGTTTCCACCCCGGTGGCCGCCCACTCGACCAGACGGGCGATGGCCCTGGCGTTGTAGCCCACGTGGGCTACAACGTGGCGGCGGGTCCAGCCCGGCAGCAGCGAGCCCCCGTCCAGTTCCGCGTCGGGAAGCTCGTTGAGCTTGCGGGCGAAGAACGCGGTGCCGCGCCGCGCCTGCAGCAGCCCCTCGAGCAGGACGGGGTCGGTGGCCTGGTCGTGCCGGGCAACCATCAGGCTTCCTTGACCACGCGGTTGGTCAGCTGGCCCAGGCCCTCGATGGTGGTGACCAGGACTTGGCCTTCCTGCAGGTAGCGCTTGGGGTCCTGCGCGTGGCCCACGCCGCCGGGGGTGCCGGTGGCGATGACGTCGCCCGGGTTCAGGGTGATGATGGTGGAGATGTAGGAGACCAGGTATTCCGGGGTGAAGACCAGGTCGCTGGTGGGGGTGGACTGCTGGACGTCGCCGTCCACTGCCGAGGTCATCAGCGGCCCGGGGGTGAATTCGTCCTTGGTGACCAGGGCCGGGCCGAACGGGGTGGACTTCTCCCAGGTCTTGCCCTGCAGCCACTGGATGGTGCGGAACTGGTAGTCGCGCATGCTGATGTCGTTCAGCACGGAGTACCCTGCGATGTGCCCGGCAGCCTCTGCCTCCGGGATGCGCCGGCCGGCCTTGCCGATGACGACGGCGAGCTCGGCTTCCCAGTCCACGGTGTCCGATTCCTGCGGCAGCGCGAGGTCATCGTTGGGCCCGATCAGCGACTCGGCGTACTTGGCGAACAGGGTGGGGTACTCGGGGACCTCGCGGCCCATCTCCTTGATGTGGTTGCGGTAGTTGTGGCCCACGCAGATGATCTTGCCCGGGGAAGGCACGACGGCGGCGAGGTCGGCGCCGTCGAACGCGTGCGTTGCGCCGTTGGCATCCTTGGCGATGGTTTCCCAGTTGGGGTCCTGCAGCAGGGCCCCGACATCGGAAAAGCCCGGGATTTCGGTGAGGGTCTCGCCGTCCTGGCGGACCGCCGTCGTGCTCTTGCCGCTGCCGGTGCCGGCGGGGAGGCGGAGGGTGAGGAGTTTCATTACTTGGTGCGTCCTTCGATGTAGGTGCGGTTGAAGTTCAGGCGCTCAAAGATGGGTGCGTCGCTGAACCGGAACAAATCAAACTCGGATTCGGCCTGCAGTGACCAGGCGGCCCAGGACGGCACCACGAAGAGGTCGCCCTTGGCCAGGACCTTGGTTTCGCCGTTCAGGGTCACGGTGCCTGTGCCTTCGAAGACCTGCCAGACGCTGGAGCCCACCTCGCGGACCGTCTCCGTCCAGGCGCCGGCGCGGAGCCGGTGGAACTCGGCGCGAATGGTGGGCATGACGTCCCCGCCCGTGGTCGGGTTGGTGTACCGAACGGCGGCGTGGCCCTGTGACACGGTGGCCGGGTGGCCCTCGTCCTCGAGGAGCAGCTGTTCGCGCAGGGCGGCGTCGGTGTACTTCCACCGGTACGCCGCGATGGGGGAGTTGGTGGTGTCATCGAGGCCGGAGAGCGGGCGGAGTCCGGGGTGGGCCCAGAGCCGCTCGGAGCGGGAGATGTCCGGGGTGGCTTCGTCGGTGACGCGTTCGGTGCCGAACTCGAAGAACCCGGCGTCCGCGTAGTGCACGAACGGGATGTCCAGGCCGTCGATCCACGCCATGGGCTCGTCGGTGTCGTTGTGGTGGCCGTGGAAGTTCCAGCCCGGGGTGAGCAGGAAGTCGCCGCGGGACATCCGGACAGGGTCCCCGTTCACCACGGTCCACACGCCCTCGCCCTCGACGACGAACCGGAACGCGTTCTGCGAGTGGCGGTGCTCCGGGGCCGTTTCACGGCCGCCCAGGTACTGGATGGCCGCCCACAACGTCGGGGTGGCGTAAGGCGTGCCGGCCAGGCCCGGGTTGGCCAGCGCAATGGCGCGCCGTTCCCCGCCTCGGCCCACGGGCACCAGGTCCCCGGCGCGGGCGGCCAGGGGGTACAGGTCATTCCAGCGCCAGACGTGCGGCACTGCTTTCGGGGACGGGACCATGGGCATCAGGTCCGCGATCTCCGTCCACAACGGAATCAGGTTTTCCTTATCGAAATCCCGGTACAGCTGCTCAAGCTGCGCAGCCTCCTCCGGGGTGGGCTCGGGAACGTGGTGTTCCTGCGCCACGGATTCGTGCGTTTGGTTTTCAGCGCTGATCGACACTGGCCTTCTCCTTGCGTGCGGACTGACTGCGACGTGGATTCGACCCTAGGGAAGATCTGCTGTGATCCCCAGCATATTCTGGCATGCAGAATTCCTTCGGCCCTGCCGGTCAGCTTCCGGCTGCCCCGTCCGCCGGATTGGCCGCGATGTCTATTTCCAGCTGGCGCCGGGTCTCCATCATGACGCCCACCAGCCCGGCGTCGAACAGGGGCCGGAACCGTGCTACGGGAGTGGCCACGCTCAGGGCGCCCACCACCATGCCCTTGCCGTTGTGCAGGGCCATCCCAAAGGCGCTGATTCCCTCCTCGGTACCCTCGAAGTTGGCGGCAAATCCGTTGGCGCGGACGGACTCAAGCTCGCGCAGGAACGCGGGGTAGTCGGCGTCCGGGATGTAGTCGCCGCCCAGTTCCGCGTTGGGGCTGCGGAACAGCTGCTCCAGCACGGCGGGATCGAGCTCCGCCAGGATGGCTTTCCCGCCCGAGGCTTTATGCGCGGGGAGCAGGGTCCCCTGCCGGTCCCCGACGCGAAGGATGTTGGTGCTTTCCACCGTGTCCAAAAAGCGGACTTTCGTGCCCACCCGGATCATGAGGTTGACGGTCTCGTTGGTGCGCGCGCACAGCAGTTCCATGTGTGGCCGGGAGATGTCCCGCAGCTGGCGTGTCCAGCTCAAGCCCGCCGGGCCGGCGCCCATCGCGGGGCCCGGCACATACCGGCGCGTTTCATCCTGGACCGCGAAGCCCCTGTACACCAGCATGGCCAGGAGCCGGTGTGCCGTGGACGGCGCCACGCCGAGCTCCGCCGCAGCGTCCTTGAGCCGCAGGCTGCCGACGTCCCGCAGGAGCTGGAGGAGCTGCAGGGCGTTATCCACCGCTTCGATGGAGTAGGTGGGCTTCCGCCGGGCAGGAAGATTCTGCATGACAGAATAATATGGGCGCGCTGGTATGACTGCCAGCACAGTGGTGGGATGAATCACACAACTTCCGCTGCAGCGCCGCAGCGCACGGCCGCCCCCACCTCGGGCGCAGGCCTTTCCGGGTTCCCCCGGCGTTCCGTACTTGCCGTCCTGGTGTGCTGGCTGCTGGTCGTTTTCGACGGCTACGACCTGATCGTCTACGGCACCGTCCAGGGCTCACTCATCAGCGACACCGGCTGGGGCCTGACCAAGGCCACGGCCGGGACCATCGGGTCCATGGCCTTTGTCGGCATGATGATTGGAGCGGTCTTTGCCGGCCGTATGTCCGATACCTGGGGCCGGCGGCGCACCATCATCGGCTGCGCCATCGTTTTTTCCGCGTTCACCATCCTTTGCGCCTTTGCCCCCAATGCGCCGGTCTTCGGCGGCCTCCGCCTGCTGGCCGGCATCGGACTGGGGGGCCTGGTGCCCTCTGCCAAC
Protein-coding regions in this window:
- a CDS encoding maleylpyruvate isomerase family mycothiol-dependent enzyme, with translation MVARHDQATDPVLLEGLLQARRGTAFFARKLNELPDAELDGGSLLPGWTRRHVVAHVGYNARAIARLVEWAATGVETPMYPSVEVRNHEIDFGATLSPIALRNLFDHSAVHLNVEWRDLPAANWHHKVKTVQGRTVPAEETAWMRTREVWVHAVDLDNGATFKDIPAPVLERLLKDITGAWHVRGTDAGLLITVDGTGLSFGDTAAPSPTVVSGSLAAIAQWAAGRGTDGTTAKRDGEAATPAPPAPAWI
- a CDS encoding cupin domain-containing protein, with the protein product MSISAENQTHESVAQEHHVPEPTPEEAAQLEQLYRDFDKENLIPLWTEIADLMPMVPSPKAVPHVWRWNDLYPLAARAGDLVPVGRGGERRAIALANPGLAGTPYATPTLWAAIQYLGGRETAPEHRHSQNAFRFVVEGEGVWTVVNGDPVRMSRGDFLLTPGWNFHGHHNDTDEPMAWIDGLDIPFVHYADAGFFEFGTERVTDEATPDISRSERLWAHPGLRPLSGLDDTTNSPIAAYRWKYTDAALREQLLLEDEGHPATVSQGHAAVRYTNPTTGGDVMPTIRAEFHRLRAGAWTETVREVGSSVWQVFEGTGTVTLNGETKVLAKGDLFVVPSWAAWSLQAESEFDLFRFSDAPIFERLNFNRTYIEGRTK
- a CDS encoding IclR family transcriptional regulator, which codes for MQNLPARRKPTYSIEAVDNALQLLQLLRDVGSLRLKDAAAELGVAPSTAHRLLAMLVYRGFAVQDETRRYVPGPAMGAGPAGLSWTRQLRDISRPHMELLCARTNETVNLMIRVGTKVRFLDTVESTNILRVGDRQGTLLPAHKASGGKAILAELDPAVLEQLFRSPNAELGGDYIPDADYPAFLRELESVRANGFAANFEGTEEGISAFGMALHNGKGMVVGALSVATPVARFRPLFDAGLVGVMMETRRQLEIDIAANPADGAAGS
- a CDS encoding fumarylacetoacetate hydrolase family protein; this encodes MKLLTLRLPAGTGSGKSTTAVRQDGETLTEIPGFSDVGALLQDPNWETIAKDANGATHAFDGADLAAVVPSPGKIICVGHNYRNHIKEMGREVPEYPTLFAKYAESLIGPNDDLALPQESDTVDWEAELAVVIGKAGRRIPEAEAAGHIAGYSVLNDISMRDYQFRTIQWLQGKTWEKSTPFGPALVTKDEFTPGPLMTSAVDGDVQQSTPTSDLVFTPEYLVSYISTIITLNPGDVIATGTPGGVGHAQDPKRYLQEGQVLVTTIEGLGQLTNRVVKEA